Proteins from a single region of Croceicoccus marinus:
- a CDS encoding fumarylacetoacetate hydrolase family protein — MILATIKDGTRDGRLVAVSPDRKRYAPLSAGTLQHAIENWSETAAEVAALADFPEVIDAALLSAPLPRAWQWLDGSVFATHAELMQVAFGLDPIDTDRPLMYQGMSDVFHGAYDNIVLPSEEHGIDFEGEYAVITDFVPMGTSAQDAMKHIRLVVQLNDWSLRAIAPIEMKTGFGWVQAKPACSMAPFAITPDELGPLWDDGRVCVDLHIDWNGNHVGHANGRPMLFGFHELIAHAALTRDLVAGTVIGSGTVSNPNYAEVGSSCISEIRAIEKVANGEFTTEFMKFGDRIRMEARLPDGTAPFGVIDQKVTGDVRNQ, encoded by the coding sequence ATGATCCTGGCAACGATCAAGGACGGCACCCGCGACGGGAGGCTCGTCGCGGTATCCCCCGATCGGAAGCGCTACGCCCCCCTGTCCGCTGGCACCTTGCAGCACGCGATCGAGAATTGGAGCGAGACTGCCGCGGAAGTGGCTGCGCTCGCCGATTTTCCCGAGGTGATTGATGCGGCCCTGCTGTCGGCCCCACTGCCGCGCGCATGGCAATGGCTGGACGGCTCGGTCTTTGCCACCCATGCCGAGCTGATGCAGGTCGCTTTCGGTCTCGACCCCATCGATACTGACAGGCCGCTGATGTACCAGGGCATGTCCGACGTATTCCACGGCGCCTATGACAATATCGTCCTGCCCAGCGAAGAGCACGGCATCGATTTCGAGGGCGAATATGCGGTGATCACCGACTTCGTGCCGATGGGGACGAGCGCGCAGGATGCGATGAAGCACATCAGGCTGGTGGTGCAGCTGAACGACTGGTCGCTGCGCGCGATCGCGCCAATCGAGATGAAGACGGGTTTCGGCTGGGTCCAGGCCAAGCCTGCCTGTTCGATGGCGCCTTTTGCCATCACGCCCGACGAGTTGGGACCGCTGTGGGATGACGGCCGGGTCTGCGTCGACCTGCATATCGACTGGAACGGCAATCATGTCGGCCACGCCAATGGCCGCCCCATGCTGTTCGGCTTCCACGAGCTGATCGCCCATGCCGCGCTGACCCGCGATCTGGTCGCGGGAACGGTGATCGGGTCGGGCACGGTCTCGAACCCCAACTATGCCGAGGTCGGATCCAGCTGCATTTCCGAGATCAGGGCCATCGAGAAGGTCGCAAACGGCGAATTCACCACCGAATTCATGAAGTTCGGCGATCGGATCCGGATGGAAGCACGCCTGCCCGACGGCACCGCCCCTTTCGGGGTGATTGATCAGAAGGTCACCGGCGATGTCCGCAATCAATAG
- a CDS encoding cupin domain-containing protein, which translates to MTDSPAVRRVVTGHDASGKAIIQEDGPVPRVQRIGGETGPLFHEIWNTRATPAPIDANSGEPEEDGIRLAPPAGGTRIRILDIPPDDPALDQMTPEEARAHFAEVGAAEASSFSGEESRHAHMHRTETIDYGIVLDGELVLIMDEGETTVRAGDVIVQRGTNHGWANRSDRNCRIAFVLIDGRFDDALRG; encoded by the coding sequence GTGACAGATAGCCCCGCGGTTCGCCGCGTAGTTACGGGACACGACGCCAGCGGCAAGGCGATCATCCAGGAAGACGGACCGGTTCCGCGCGTCCAGCGGATCGGGGGAGAGACCGGTCCGCTGTTCCACGAGATCTGGAACACGCGCGCGACGCCCGCGCCCATCGACGCGAATTCGGGCGAGCCGGAAGAGGACGGCATCAGGCTGGCACCCCCGGCAGGCGGCACGCGCATCCGTATCCTGGATATTCCGCCCGACGATCCCGCGCTCGACCAGATGACGCCGGAAGAAGCGCGCGCGCATTTCGCCGAAGTCGGCGCCGCCGAGGCTTCGTCCTTCAGCGGCGAGGAATCGCGCCATGCCCACATGCACCGCACCGAGACCATCGACTATGGCATCGTGCTGGATGGCGAGCTGGTGCTGATCATGGACGAGGGCGAAACGACCGTCAGGGCAGGGGACGTGATCGTCCAGCGCGGTACCAACCATGGCTGGGCCAACCGGTCCGACCGCAATTGCCGCATCGCGTTCGTGCTGATCGATGGCCGCTTCGACGATGCGCTGCGCGGCTGA
- a CDS encoding glutathione S-transferase family protein, whose amino-acid sequence MNPTLYFAPQTCARVSLTALEEIGKPFDTRLIAFLAAEHRAPDFLAINPSGKVPALVTEGGILVQNGAILHYLALTRPEAKLLPRVDDPLRQAQVLSWLFRCSSDLHPLVSRYVLPQFATANPDDADGIRAKGAELLQAQLQPIDDLLRGREWVLDEGWSIIDAYLSWIWFRISGAGFGGFGFGQACLPAIAAHHARASERPSAIAALRHEARAQAEL is encoded by the coding sequence ATGAACCCCACGCTTTACTTCGCGCCGCAGACCTGCGCGCGGGTGTCGCTGACCGCGCTTGAGGAAATCGGCAAACCGTTCGACACGCGGCTGATCGCGTTCCTGGCCGCAGAGCACCGCGCACCCGATTTCCTGGCGATCAATCCGTCGGGCAAGGTGCCCGCCCTTGTCACCGAAGGCGGCATATTGGTGCAGAATGGCGCGATCCTCCATTATCTCGCGCTGACGCGCCCGGAAGCGAAACTGCTGCCACGCGTGGACGATCCGCTGCGCCAAGCGCAGGTGCTGAGCTGGCTGTTCCGCTGTTCCAGCGACCTGCATCCGCTGGTGTCGCGCTATGTGCTTCCGCAGTTCGCCACGGCGAACCCCGACGACGCAGACGGGATCCGCGCCAAAGGCGCCGAGTTGCTGCAGGCGCAATTGCAGCCGATCGACGATCTGCTGCGCGGCCGCGAATGGGTGCTGGACGAAGGCTGGTCGATCATCGATGCCTATCTGTCATGGATCTGGTTTCGCATCAGCGGTGCGGGGTTCGGCGGGTTCGGTTTCGGGCAGGCCTGCCTGCCCGCCATCGCGGCGCATCATGCCCGCGCCAGCGAACGCCCCAGCGCCATAGCAGCGCTGCGGCACGAGGCGCGCGCCCAGGCCGAACTGTAG
- a CDS encoding MBL fold metallo-hydrolase: MTRCRAAIIAGLAAALVSAAPATAQQAGGDGTAEWITLGTGGGPVTNPSRSQPANLLRFGGQDYLVDVGDGTAMQIGKVGVQTRMIDAIFISHLHFDHTGGLAAILGLRFQTSGRDPLTIYGPPGTRDLVDGLFASMVPGATANYGVAGAPPADHRAGIEVVELRDGESATIGEMTVTARGNSHYSFPPESELAKRFQSLSYRFDIPGKSIVYTGDTGPSPAVEDLARGADLLVAEMMDIPLTITRMLAANPGLPDAQAKAMQSHLATHHLDARDVGEMAARAGVPAVVVTHFAGREAAEPEHLDYYRQAREAYDGVFMIADDLDVFRP; encoded by the coding sequence ATGACGCGCTGCCGGGCAGCGATCATCGCCGGGCTTGCCGCGGCGCTGGTGTCCGCCGCACCCGCGACGGCGCAACAGGCTGGCGGCGACGGCACGGCAGAGTGGATCACGCTGGGCACCGGGGGCGGGCCGGTGACCAATCCATCGCGTTCGCAGCCGGCCAACCTGCTGCGTTTCGGCGGGCAGGATTATCTGGTCGACGTCGGCGATGGTACCGCCATGCAGATCGGCAAGGTCGGCGTGCAGACGCGGATGATCGACGCGATCTTCATCTCGCACCTGCATTTCGATCATACCGGCGGGCTGGCCGCCATACTGGGCCTGCGTTTCCAGACCAGTGGCCGCGACCCGCTGACCATCTATGGCCCGCCCGGAACGCGCGATCTGGTCGATGGCCTTTTCGCCTCGATGGTGCCGGGTGCCACCGCCAATTACGGGGTGGCGGGCGCGCCGCCAGCGGACCACCGCGCAGGGATCGAGGTCGTGGAACTGCGTGACGGAGAGAGCGCGACCATCGGCGAGATGACCGTCACCGCGCGCGGCAATTCGCATTACAGCTTCCCCCCGGAAAGCGAGCTTGCGAAGCGGTTCCAGTCGCTGTCCTATCGCTTCGACATACCGGGCAAGTCGATCGTCTATACCGGCGACACCGGGCCCAGCCCGGCGGTCGAGGATCTGGCAAGGGGCGCCGATCTGCTGGTGGCCGAGATGATGGACATCCCGCTGACCATCACGCGCATGCTAGCGGCCAATCCCGGCCTGCCCGACGCGCAGGCAAAGGCCATGCAGTCGCATCTGGCCACCCATCACCTTGATGCGCGGGACGTGGGCGAAATGGCGGCGCGGGCGGGGGTTCCGGCCGTGGTCGTCACCCATTTCGCCGGCAGGGAAGCCGCCGAGCCGGAGCATCTGGACTATTACCGGCAGGCCCGCGAAGCCTATGACGGCGTATTCATGATCGCCGACGACTTGGACGTGTTCCGGCCATGA
- a CDS encoding TonB-dependent receptor, producing MQKHLFAGTALSLALICQPAMAQDAAGPGNSAGDRAADQRPAGLNVITVTAQRREETLQDAAIPINAATGDQLELAGVVDATALNRVAPSLYVVNGGGSNPGYFVRGVGNFTNNGYTNPAIAFNIDGVYIGRPSSTIASFLDLNRVEVLKGPQGTLYGRNATGGAVNVIPNTPELGVLGGEVSGQYGNYDAYQLTAVLNAPIGERIAARLAGTVSERDGFYDDGTGDADDLALRGQLLFEVSDTLDIRLSADYSTTKGVGPGVNVDGVYAFSPFNPGATIPNWNFVPAPDNVSQPFTGIHTPQAGEFIRDTATAAPLYSPVTGYAYPSRDDEFWGMNAEVNLDLGDLDLVVIPAYRESRLDNQFNGAPFRGAVQQDLATQFSIEARASGALGQLDWLLGAYYFDESVSGLNSYNQFSTVSFNRFDTDTESTAVFGRLTYNLTEDFRLVGGLRYTDEARSIDARVDSLAGVCLIEPAFGPPSCPQVPNFPVGLTLRDTLEQLDPALFPAGSPLNADPIAGAFPYGPFGMTGPQALLIATPTDIVRDSGDEEVTYRLAAEYDITPDNLVYASFETGFRAGGFNITVGQEEYEPEYIDAWTLGSKNSFFDNRLQMNLEVFYWEYRGQQLAALGVDGRGNNSFYTRNVGESSITGAEMDFQFLATPNTLLRGNVQYLDATYDSFSYNQVDLSDATDPPNFLTPVTGCDATQVLGPQRSFDIDCSGKPALNAPEWTLNLGIEQTVPLGDLELTGTFDSRYRSNRVVGFAYLPTSNSGDDLTLDASLTLRPVVGGWRATAFIRNITDEAMPTLRQVGAGNVSGTVYEPPRTYGLRLGYEF from the coding sequence ATGCAGAAGCATTTGTTCGCCGGCACTGCGCTTTCGCTGGCGCTGATTTGCCAGCCCGCCATGGCGCAGGACGCCGCCGGGCCAGGCAATTCCGCCGGTGATCGGGCCGCCGATCAGCGGCCAGCAGGCCTCAACGTCATTACCGTCACCGCCCAGCGGCGAGAGGAAACGCTGCAGGACGCGGCCATTCCGATCAATGCCGCGACCGGCGATCAGCTCGAGCTTGCCGGTGTCGTCGATGCCACCGCTCTGAACCGCGTCGCGCCGTCGCTCTATGTGGTGAACGGGGGCGGGTCGAACCCCGGCTATTTCGTGCGCGGCGTCGGCAATTTCACCAATAACGGCTACACCAATCCCGCGATCGCGTTCAATATCGACGGGGTCTATATCGGGCGGCCGTCCTCGACCATCGCGTCGTTCCTCGACCTCAACCGGGTGGAGGTACTGAAGGGGCCGCAAGGCACGCTCTATGGCCGCAACGCCACCGGCGGCGCGGTCAATGTCATCCCCAACACGCCCGAACTCGGCGTGCTGGGCGGCGAGGTCAGCGGACAATACGGCAATTACGACGCCTATCAGCTGACCGCCGTCCTCAACGCTCCGATCGGAGAGCGCATCGCGGCGCGGCTTGCCGGTACGGTGAGCGAGCGCGACGGCTTTTACGACGACGGAACCGGCGATGCCGACGATCTGGCGCTGCGCGGGCAGCTGTTGTTCGAGGTCAGCGACACGCTCGATATCCGGCTGTCTGCGGATTATTCCACGACCAAGGGCGTCGGACCCGGCGTCAATGTCGACGGCGTCTATGCCTTCTCGCCGTTCAATCCCGGCGCCACCATCCCGAACTGGAACTTCGTGCCGGCGCCGGACAATGTGTCGCAGCCCTTCACGGGCATCCATACGCCGCAGGCGGGCGAGTTCATCCGCGATACCGCCACCGCCGCCCCGCTGTATTCTCCGGTGACCGGCTACGCCTATCCGTCGCGCGATGACGAGTTCTGGGGCATGAACGCCGAAGTGAACCTGGATCTGGGCGACCTCGATCTCGTCGTCATTCCGGCCTATCGCGAATCCCGGCTCGACAACCAGTTCAACGGGGCGCCGTTCCGCGGCGCGGTCCAGCAGGACCTGGCCACGCAGTTCAGCATCGAGGCGCGCGCATCCGGAGCCCTGGGACAATTGGACTGGTTGCTCGGCGCCTATTATTTCGACGAGTCCGTGTCGGGGCTCAATTCGTACAACCAGTTCTCGACCGTGTCGTTCAACCGGTTCGATACCGATACGGAATCGACGGCCGTGTTCGGACGGCTGACCTATAATCTCACCGAAGATTTCCGCCTGGTCGGCGGGCTGCGCTATACCGACGAAGCCCGGTCGATCGATGCACGGGTGGATTCCCTGGCCGGCGTCTGCCTGATCGAACCGGCCTTCGGTCCGCCCAGCTGCCCGCAGGTGCCGAACTTCCCGGTCGGCCTGACCTTGCGCGACACGCTGGAGCAGCTTGACCCGGCCCTGTTCCCCGCCGGTTCGCCGCTGAATGCCGATCCGATTGCCGGGGCCTTTCCCTATGGCCCGTTCGGCATGACGGGGCCGCAGGCTCTGCTGATCGCCACGCCGACCGACATCGTCCGCGATTCCGGAGACGAGGAAGTGACCTATAGGCTGGCGGCGGAATATGACATCACGCCCGACAACCTCGTCTATGCCAGCTTCGAGACCGGCTTTCGCGCAGGCGGCTTCAACATCACCGTCGGGCAGGAGGAATACGAGCCCGAATATATCGATGCATGGACGTTGGGATCGAAAAACAGCTTCTTCGACAATCGCCTGCAGATGAACCTTGAGGTGTTCTATTGGGAATATCGCGGGCAGCAGCTTGCGGCGCTGGGCGTCGATGGCCGGGGCAATAATTCGTTCTATACCCGCAATGTCGGCGAATCCTCGATCACCGGGGCCGAGATGGACTTCCAGTTCCTGGCCACGCCGAACACGCTGCTGCGCGGCAATGTGCAATATCTCGACGCGACCTACGATTCCTTCTCGTACAACCAGGTCGATCTGTCGGATGCGACCGATCCGCCCAACTTCCTGACGCCGGTCACCGGCTGCGACGCGACGCAGGTGCTGGGCCCGCAGCGTTCGTTCGACATCGATTGTTCGGGCAAGCCTGCGCTGAACGCGCCGGAATGGACGTTGAACCTGGGGATCGAGCAGACCGTCCCGCTGGGCGATCTTGAGCTGACCGGCACGTTCGACAGCCGGTATCGCAGCAACCGCGTGGTGGGCTTCGCCTATCTGCCGACCAGCAATAGCGGCGACGACCTGACGCTCGATGCATCGCTGACGCTGCGTCCCGTGGTCGGCGGGTGGCGCGCCACGGCGTTCATCCGCAACATCACGGACGAGGCGATGCCCACGCTGCGCCAGGTCGGGGCCGGCAACGTGTCGGGGACGGTCTATGAACCGCCGCGCACCTATGGCCTGCGCCTGGGGTACGAGTTCTGA
- a CDS encoding LysR family transcriptional regulator: MRLDNFDLNLLVAFNVLMEERSVTAAARRMNITQPAMSAALKRLRESFQDELLVQNGKKMFPTPHALALAPEVEATLVRFRSLISTGTVFDPATSKRQFKLVTSDYITTVLLVPLIRTLHEEAPGIRLDLSLPSPESPELIERGEADLVISPERFMIGNHPREKIFEERLVVVGCRSNPALEGSMSVERFLGCGHVSTRIAGRDTFIEEALGKTIGERRVEVTAQSFIQVPWLLRNTNRLAVMHERLAKVCADPLSLRIADPDFDLPVMAEMMMYHSTRSKDEGLAWLRRKLIEVARSSS, from the coding sequence ATGCGGCTCGACAATTTCGATCTCAACCTGCTGGTGGCTTTCAACGTGCTGATGGAGGAGCGCAGCGTGACGGCGGCTGCCCGGCGCATGAACATCACCCAGCCCGCGATGAGCGCGGCGCTTAAACGGCTGCGCGAATCCTTTCAGGACGAGCTGCTGGTGCAGAACGGGAAGAAGATGTTTCCCACTCCCCATGCGCTCGCGCTCGCGCCCGAGGTCGAAGCGACGCTGGTCAGGTTCCGCAGCCTGATCTCGACCGGAACCGTGTTCGATCCCGCTACCTCGAAGCGGCAGTTCAAGCTGGTCACTTCGGACTATATCACCACGGTGCTGCTGGTCCCGCTGATCCGGACATTGCACGAGGAAGCACCGGGCATCCGGCTGGACCTGTCGCTGCCCTCTCCGGAAAGCCCCGAGCTGATCGAAAGGGGCGAGGCAGACCTGGTGATTTCGCCCGAACGGTTCATGATCGGCAACCACCCGCGCGAAAAGATCTTCGAGGAGCGACTGGTGGTCGTCGGCTGCCGCTCCAACCCCGCGCTCGAAGGCAGCATGTCGGTGGAGCGCTTTCTGGGCTGCGGCCATGTCAGCACGCGCATTGCGGGCCGGGACACCTTTATTGAGGAAGCGCTGGGCAAGACCATAGGCGAACGCAGGGTGGAAGTGACCGCCCAGTCCTTCATCCAGGTGCCGTGGCTGCTTCGCAATACCAATCGCCTTGCCGTGATGCACGAACGGCTGGCCAAGGTATGCGCAGATCCGCTGTCGCTCCGCATCGCCGACCCCGACTTCGATCTGCCGGTCATGGCCGAAATGATGATGTATCACTCAACCCGGTCCAAGGACGAGGGGCTGGCCTGGCTGAGGCGCAAGCTGATCGAGGTTGCCCGTTCGTCCTCTTGA